The Cloeon dipterum chromosome 3, ieCloDipt1.1, whole genome shotgun sequence genome includes a region encoding these proteins:
- the LOC135939079 gene encoding F-box/WD repeat-containing protein 7-like isoform X1 encodes MDGAEKGHPEDLWWDCCGTSSSQVEEHVTVSDSPPLGADVEVDDALKPVEDILCNKLALYSSSDESEDMGSSQSKPAEVLDVVDAPWSVATAPSTSTETADQRLSPQLSPSTGQDNSSRKRKLNMETEAESSDRVVRRRGPGDESLEDSSTDEGESEGALERKRLKKLYPPWKMNVFPTPQPPKLKSWIDTFKNWNSGERLMALDSLIDSCEPVQVRHMMEIIEPQFQRDFISLLPKELALHVLSFLEPADLLRAAQTCRYWRLLSEDNLLWREKCKASGIDSPWTVPVARRDFSSSQLISAIISSIGGSSTSALDNPRFSPSSASTSFSTISQPTPSPWKAAFLRQHSIEMNWRKKPIRPPKVLKGHDDHVITCLQFSDSRILSGSDDNTLRVWSATTGKCLRVLVGHIGGVWSSQMHGSTVISGSTDRTLKVWNAETGQCLHTLYGHTSTVRCMHLHGKKVVSGSRDATLRVWNIETGVCLHVLVGHLAAVRCVQYDGKLVVSGAYDYMVKVWNPEREECLHTLQGHTNRVYSLQFDGKHVVSGSLDTSIRVWDVRNGTLKHTLIGHQSLTSGMELRNRILVSGNADSTVKVWDIVSGRCLQTLSGPNKHQSAVTCLQFNSKFVITSSDDGTVKLWDVKTGEFIRNLIALDSGGSGGVVWRIRATETTLVCAVGSRNGTEETKLLVLDFDAHPEDEGAPTSSQSSTSLFDEPDPIAS; translated from the exons ATGGATGGCGCTGAAAAG GGACACCCCGAGGACTTGTGGTGGGATTGCTGCGGAACGTCGTCTAGCCAAGTGGAGGAGCACGTGACCGTGAGCGACTCGCCGCCGCTGGGTGCCGACGTCGAGGTGGACGATGCGCTGAAGCCCGTCGAGGACATCCTGTGCAACAAACTCGCCTTGTACAGCAGCTCGGACGAGTCGGAGGACATGGGCAGCTCACAGTCCAAGCCCGCTGAAGTCCTCGATGTGGTTGACGCCCCCTGGTCTGTCGCCACCGCACCTTCTACCTCAACCGAGACAGCTGACCAACGCCTCTCCCCTCAGCTGTCTCCCAGCACTGGCCAGGACAATTCCTCG AGGAAGCGAAAGCTGAATATGGAGACTGAAGCAGAAAGCAGTGATAGAGTGGTGCGGCGACGTGGCCCTGGGGACGAGTCGCTCGAGGACAGCAGCACAGACGAAGGCGAATCGGAAGGCGCGCTGGAGAGGAAGCGTCTGAAGAAGCTGTACCCACCATGGAAGATGAACGTCTTCCCAACTCCGCAGCCGCCCAAGCTGAAGAGCTGGATCGACACCTTCAAGAATTGGAACAGCGGCGAGCGCCTCATGGCCTTGGACTCGCTTATCGACTCGTGCGAGCCGGTCCAGGTGCGACACATGATGGAGATAATCGAGCCGCAGTTCCAGCGGGACTTCATCTCTCTTCTTCCCAAGGAG TTGGCGTTGCACGTACTTAGTTTCTTGGAGCCAGCCGATTTGCTGCGAGCGGCGCAGACGTGTCGCTACTGGCGCCTGCTCTCCGAGGACAACTTGCTGTGGCGCGAGAAGTGCAAGGCGTCGGGAATCGACTCGCCATGG ACGGTGCCGGTGGCAAGGAGGGATTTCTCGTCTTCGCAACTCATTTCAGCCATTATTTCTTCCATCGGGGGCAGCTCCACCAGCGCTCTCGACAACCCCAGGTTTAGTCCCTCATCAGCCAGTACTTCTTTTAGCACAATATCTCAGCCGACACCATCGCCCTGGAAG GCGGCTTTTCTGCGTCAACATAGCATCGAGATGAACTGGCGCAAAAAGCCGATTCGTCCGCCCAAAGTGCTCAAAGGTCACGACGACCACGTCATAACTTGCCTGCAATTTTCTGATAGTAGAATACTCAGCGGATCTGATGATAACACATTGAGGGTTTGGTCTGCAACGACAGGAAAG TGTCTTCGGGTGTTGGTGGGTCACATTGGAGGCGTGTGGTCGTCCCAGATGCACGGCTCCACTGTAATTAGCGGCAGCACAGACCGCACCCTGAAGGTCTGGAACGCCGAGACTGGCCAGTGTCTGCACACGTTGTACGGACACACGTCCACCGTTCGCTGCATGCATCTCCACGGCAAGAA ggtggTGAGTGGTTCGCGCGACGCAACCCTGCGCGTGTGGAACATCGAGACGGGCGTGTGCCTGCACGTGCTGGTGGGCCACCTGGCGGCGGTGCGGTGCGTGCAGTACGACGGCAAGCTGGTGGTCAGCGGCGCCTACGACTACATGGTCAAGGTGTGGAACCCGGAGCGCGAGGAGTGCCTGCACACGCTGCAGGGCCACACGAACCGCGTCTACTCGCTGCAGTTCGACGGCAAGCACGTGGTCAGCGGGTCGCTCGACACGAGCATCAGGGTGTGGGACGTGCGCAACGGCACCCTCAAGCACACGCTGATCGGCCACCAGTCGCTCACCTCAGGCATGGAGCTGCGCAACCGCATCCTCGTTTCCGGAAATGCCGACTCGACCGTCAAGGTCTGGGACATTGTCTCTGGACGCTGTCTGCAGACTCTCTCAG GGCCCAACAAGCACCAGTCTGCCGTAACCTGCCTCCAGTTCAATAGCAAGTTTGTCATCACCTCCTCGGACGACGGCACGGTCAAGCTGTGGGACGTGAAAACAG GTGAGTTCATCAGGAACCTGATCGCGTTGGACAGCGGCGGCTCGGGGGGTGTGGTTTGGCGCATAAGGGCGACGGAGACGACGCTCGTGTGCGCCGTGGGCAGCCGCAACGGCACCGAGGAGACGAAGCTGCTCGTTCTCGACTTTGACGCGCACCCCGAAGACGAGGGGGCGCCGACGAGCAGCCAGTCGAGCACGTCGCTGTTCGATGAGCCCGACCCGATCGCCTCTTAG
- the LOC135939079 gene encoding F-box/WD repeat-containing protein 7-like isoform X2, producing MDGAEKGHPEDLWWDCCGTSSSQVEEHVTVSDSPPLGADVEVDDALKPVEDILCNKLALYSSSDESEDMGSSQSKPAEVLDVVDAPWSVATAPSTSTETADQRLSPQLSPSTGQDNSSRKRKLNMETEAESSDRVVRRRGPGDESLEDSSTDEGESEGALERKRLKKLYPPWKMNVFPTPQPPKLKSWIDTFKNWNSGERLMALDSLIDSCEPVQVRHMMEIIEPQFQRDFISLLPKELALHVLSFLEPADLLRAAQTCRYWRLLSEDNLLWREKCKASGIDSPWAAFLRQHSIEMNWRKKPIRPPKVLKGHDDHVITCLQFSDSRILSGSDDNTLRVWSATTGKCLRVLVGHIGGVWSSQMHGSTVISGSTDRTLKVWNAETGQCLHTLYGHTSTVRCMHLHGKKVVSGSRDATLRVWNIETGVCLHVLVGHLAAVRCVQYDGKLVVSGAYDYMVKVWNPEREECLHTLQGHTNRVYSLQFDGKHVVSGSLDTSIRVWDVRNGTLKHTLIGHQSLTSGMELRNRILVSGNADSTVKVWDIVSGRCLQTLSGPNKHQSAVTCLQFNSKFVITSSDDGTVKLWDVKTGEFIRNLIALDSGGSGGVVWRIRATETTLVCAVGSRNGTEETKLLVLDFDAHPEDEGAPTSSQSSTSLFDEPDPIAS from the exons ATGGATGGCGCTGAAAAG GGACACCCCGAGGACTTGTGGTGGGATTGCTGCGGAACGTCGTCTAGCCAAGTGGAGGAGCACGTGACCGTGAGCGACTCGCCGCCGCTGGGTGCCGACGTCGAGGTGGACGATGCGCTGAAGCCCGTCGAGGACATCCTGTGCAACAAACTCGCCTTGTACAGCAGCTCGGACGAGTCGGAGGACATGGGCAGCTCACAGTCCAAGCCCGCTGAAGTCCTCGATGTGGTTGACGCCCCCTGGTCTGTCGCCACCGCACCTTCTACCTCAACCGAGACAGCTGACCAACGCCTCTCCCCTCAGCTGTCTCCCAGCACTGGCCAGGACAATTCCTCG AGGAAGCGAAAGCTGAATATGGAGACTGAAGCAGAAAGCAGTGATAGAGTGGTGCGGCGACGTGGCCCTGGGGACGAGTCGCTCGAGGACAGCAGCACAGACGAAGGCGAATCGGAAGGCGCGCTGGAGAGGAAGCGTCTGAAGAAGCTGTACCCACCATGGAAGATGAACGTCTTCCCAACTCCGCAGCCGCCCAAGCTGAAGAGCTGGATCGACACCTTCAAGAATTGGAACAGCGGCGAGCGCCTCATGGCCTTGGACTCGCTTATCGACTCGTGCGAGCCGGTCCAGGTGCGACACATGATGGAGATAATCGAGCCGCAGTTCCAGCGGGACTTCATCTCTCTTCTTCCCAAGGAG TTGGCGTTGCACGTACTTAGTTTCTTGGAGCCAGCCGATTTGCTGCGAGCGGCGCAGACGTGTCGCTACTGGCGCCTGCTCTCCGAGGACAACTTGCTGTGGCGCGAGAAGTGCAAGGCGTCGGGAATCGACTCGCCATGG GCGGCTTTTCTGCGTCAACATAGCATCGAGATGAACTGGCGCAAAAAGCCGATTCGTCCGCCCAAAGTGCTCAAAGGTCACGACGACCACGTCATAACTTGCCTGCAATTTTCTGATAGTAGAATACTCAGCGGATCTGATGATAACACATTGAGGGTTTGGTCTGCAACGACAGGAAAG TGTCTTCGGGTGTTGGTGGGTCACATTGGAGGCGTGTGGTCGTCCCAGATGCACGGCTCCACTGTAATTAGCGGCAGCACAGACCGCACCCTGAAGGTCTGGAACGCCGAGACTGGCCAGTGTCTGCACACGTTGTACGGACACACGTCCACCGTTCGCTGCATGCATCTCCACGGCAAGAA ggtggTGAGTGGTTCGCGCGACGCAACCCTGCGCGTGTGGAACATCGAGACGGGCGTGTGCCTGCACGTGCTGGTGGGCCACCTGGCGGCGGTGCGGTGCGTGCAGTACGACGGCAAGCTGGTGGTCAGCGGCGCCTACGACTACATGGTCAAGGTGTGGAACCCGGAGCGCGAGGAGTGCCTGCACACGCTGCAGGGCCACACGAACCGCGTCTACTCGCTGCAGTTCGACGGCAAGCACGTGGTCAGCGGGTCGCTCGACACGAGCATCAGGGTGTGGGACGTGCGCAACGGCACCCTCAAGCACACGCTGATCGGCCACCAGTCGCTCACCTCAGGCATGGAGCTGCGCAACCGCATCCTCGTTTCCGGAAATGCCGACTCGACCGTCAAGGTCTGGGACATTGTCTCTGGACGCTGTCTGCAGACTCTCTCAG GGCCCAACAAGCACCAGTCTGCCGTAACCTGCCTCCAGTTCAATAGCAAGTTTGTCATCACCTCCTCGGACGACGGCACGGTCAAGCTGTGGGACGTGAAAACAG GTGAGTTCATCAGGAACCTGATCGCGTTGGACAGCGGCGGCTCGGGGGGTGTGGTTTGGCGCATAAGGGCGACGGAGACGACGCTCGTGTGCGCCGTGGGCAGCCGCAACGGCACCGAGGAGACGAAGCTGCTCGTTCTCGACTTTGACGCGCACCCCGAAGACGAGGGGGCGCCGACGAGCAGCCAGTCGAGCACGTCGCTGTTCGATGAGCCCGACCCGATCGCCTCTTAG
- the LOC135939080 gene encoding GATA zinc finger domain-containing protein 1-like, translated as MSKGIKMGETAVNSEIPEIPFSEEEIERDVLLTIENLISEVQSDQPDAEFDERLICEDLLGQVLDTVESQLLGQEVENEPEEVEMAPLQSEPSEVKIETVEPSSTEQEESSKKNVKCHRCKASSSWIWRKSSTGGGFVCTNCDSRDSRFDEEQPPTKRTHRDSLVLNDGDSLDLDLKSTDLIKIEADADGDFTTTPLPTRKSSRSTRSTLSNSNPYAYPRPVVSKPKEKKSVIRNAPNYASPSPVLKLATQVRYRGTSIRIGDIVSVRGHDGAIYYAQIRGLLEDQYCDKSAALTWLLPTKNSPPPERGFDPDTYILGMEEDVPRSLESMEFVMHAPSDYFKLQLPYGFEETYSLNGSSTLLI; from the exons atgTCAAAAGGCATCAAGATGGGAGAAACTGCTGTGAATAGCGAAATTCCAGAGATTCCTTTTTCAGAAGAGGAAATCGAGCGTGATGTGCTTTTGAC aatcgaaaatttaatttctgaagtGCAGTCCGACCAGCCCGACGCAGAATTTGACGAAAGACTGATTTGCGAGGATCTTTTGGGACAGGTTTTGGATACGGTTGAATCACAATTATTGGGCCAGGAAGTAGAAAATGAGCCAGAGGAAGTAGAAATGGCCCCTCTTCAGTCTGAGCCATCAGaagtaaaaatagaaacagtTGAGCCGTCATCCACAGAGCAAGAAGAAAG CTctaagaaaaatgttaaatgccATCGATGCAAAGCTAGCTCATCTTGGATTTGGAGAAAAAGCTCAACTGGCGGTGGATTTGTCTGCACAAATTGCGACAGCCGAGATTCCAGATTTGACGAGGAGCAGCCACCGACAAAAAGAACTCACAGAGACTCTTTGGTCCTCAATGACGGCGATTCTCTCGATTTGGACCTGAAATCTACAGACTTGATCAAAATCGAAGCGGACGCGGATGGCGATTTTACGACAACCCCGCTGCCAACTCGGAAAAGCTCTCGAAGCACAAGAAGCACGCTCTCAAACTCAAATCCCTATGCGTATCCGAGGCCTGTCGTTTCAAAACCGAAAGAAAAGAAATCCGTCATTCGAAATGCA ccaaACTACGCATCTCCGAGTCCGGTATTAAAGTTAGCAACGCAGGTGCGGTACAGGGGAACCAGCATCAGAATAGGAGACATAGTGTCAGTCCGAGGCCACGACGGGGCAATCTACTATGCTCAAATCAGAGGATTGCTTGAAGATCAGTATTGTGACAAGAGTGCCGCGCTAACTTGGCTTTTGCCCACGAAAAACAGTCCTCCACCAGAGAGAGGCTTTGATCCAGACACATACATTCTTg GCATGGAGGAGGACGTTCCTAGATCGCTGGAAAGCATGGAATTTGTGATGCACGCGCCATCAGACTATTTCAAACTGCAACTTCCGTATGGTTTTGAAGAAACCTACAGCCTAAATGGCAGCTCGACTTTATTAATctag